The DNA window ACATGCGGTATCCATATGAACTCAAAGCCCGCTTCGTGTATCCTGTTGGCCAGTTCAGAGATCACGGTCTCCCAGGAAGCCCCCACTGCTTTGGCCTCGAACATCATTGGGCATTCGTAATTCCAGTAGAACCCTCTGAGGTTGTAGTATGAAGACCTCATGAACACCTCGACCCATCGCTTCCAGTAGTCTGGCCCTCTTGGAGTGTCCGATCTGTACTTGTAGTAGGGTATCTCAACGTAGTAAGGCATGGTCACGTTCTCGCTCAGAAATTCCGAAAGGGTGTATGCATCTTCTCTTGGGTCACCCGTGTAGATTATGTCCCTTCCTTCCTCATGGGGTTTCTTTTCACTAGTATCGAGGATAGCAAGGCTGTCAATCCCCACTTCCCTCAGCTTCTCCTGCACGGTGCTCATGGTGGTGTCTCCGTGATACTTCATGAGGCTCCCGAAGTCTCTTCCGTCCCAATTAAGGTACCACAATCCAGACGTTCTCCCGTATCTCATTTTACAATCTCCTGATAGTCTTCAATATTACATACACAAATTGGCTCATAATGTTTTCTATTCCGATTTTAGATACGTTCTAAAATAGTAAGTAAAACTTGGAAATACAAGGGAGAAGAAAATGGCTATCCCTTAACGCCTCTGTTTAACTCTTCCAACTTTTCCCCAGCTTTTTCAATCGAGCCTGCCTTCTCTATCGCAGTTCCAGTAACGACAATGTCTGCTCCAGCTTTTACAGCAGTCCTTGCCTGCTCCTCAGTTCGGATACCACCACCGACTATGAGAGGGACATCTATAACGCGCTTTACAAGACCTATCATCTCGGGCGGAACGGGCTGTGGCGCGCCACTTCCAGCTTCGAGGTAAACGAGCCTCATCCCGAGGTACTGGCCGGCTAAAGCGTAAGCTGCTGCTATCTTCGGCTTGTGCCTTGGGATGGGCTTTGCATCCCCGACCCAGCCCACGGTTTCTCCGGGCTCAATGATCAGGTAGGCCATCGGGATCGGTTCTATACCGTAGCGCTTGACCTGGAAGGCCCCCAATGCCTGGGCACCGGTTATGAAGAACGGGTTCCGCGAGTTAAGGAGGCTCATGAAGAAAATCGCATCGGCATACTTGCTTATCCCGCCGTGTGAGCCCGGAAAGAGGATCACAGGAAGGTTCGAACTTTCCTTTATTGCCTTAACAACACTGTCGAGGACTTCCCCCTCGGCTCCAGTTGAGCCGCCGACCATTATCGCATCAACGCCAACCTCTTCACTCATTCTCGCCAGTTCTCCAGCGAGTTCTGGCGAAACGTCGTCCGGGTCGAGAAGAACGAAGTGGAGCTTTTCCTTTTCGAGCTTTTCATGGATGTAGCTTTCAACTTTTCCAAGCTTGAGCATAGTTACACCCCCATGAACTTTCTGATGTCACCTTCACTCGTGGATTCGTCAATTAAGAGACAGTGCACGCCCAGACTATCAGCATGGGTGCACATAGGTCTGTCCCGGGTTATTAGAGAGTATCCCCTCTCAAGGGCAAGGGCCAAGAAATAGGTATCAAATCCAGAGGGAGCTTCAGTAGACGCTATGGTCTTAGCGGCATCATATAATTTCTCTTCACCAATGACTTCAAATGAGTTCTCAACGGCATTCCCAAGTCTCATCGCGAATTTTTGGTCGCCGCTCAGTCTTTTGGCAACACTGATAACCTCCACAACAGCAACTCTGGGGACTGCGACTTTCTTGTCCTTGGAGAGAGCCAGCACAAGCCGGCACTTATCAAGAATTCCCATTCTTTGCTTCAATTGAGGATGATTCGAATTGTAAAAAAAAACCCCTATAATGACGTTTGTGTCAATAACGAACCCTCTTTCTCCCCCTAACATCGTCCAGCACTTCCTTGATATCTGTGTTAACGGGAATTCCCTTGACACTCTCCATTAAGTCCCAGATTGTTTCTCCAACAATAACTTTAACCTTGGCTCCCTTGGGGAGATTAACTTTTTTTAGGGGCCTAAACTTCTCCCCATCATAGACGGCCTCGATAACTGTCCCCATAGTTTCCACCTTATTCAAATATCTCCTCAGCACTTTTAACGGTTTTCCAGCTGAGACCGAGCCTGGTGAGAACTCCAACGAGAACCTTGTCAGGTTCTTCTTCGAAGCGGTAGAGGTTCGTACTCACCCTCACGTCTCCCGCTCCGAAGCCTTCCACTGGTTCCCCGAACTTCAAAACTTCAATTGAGAGTTTCTCCTCAAGCCTTTCTTCGCTAGGGATCAAGTACGCCCTTAAAAGCCTCGCCTCCTTAAGGAGGTAATCAATGTGCCAGTGAAGCCTCTTATCTTCTCTAAAGTGCCTCTCCACCCTCTTTTCGAGCGAGTTCATGGCAGAGCCGACGTAAACGTAGTAGCCTGCCCTTAAAGGGAACTCCCTAGCCTTAGTCTGTATAACTTTGTCAGCCTTCAGAAAAATCACGAGAAAGTATGAACCCTTCATAGGTGGAGGTCTGCTACAGGGTTTATAAAGAGTTCCGCCAAGTCCTAAACAAAGGTGTTGGACATGGCCGAAGGGGAAAAGAGAGAAGTTAAAAAGCGTCCCGTTGACGAGTTTGCGTGGCAGGAATACGACATTGAAGAGTTTAAAAAGACGTTTCCAGCCCTCGCAAGGGAGCTTGAAGAAGAGCCAGGACTGAGCATAGACGCCTACAGGATGTCCGAGGAAGAACTCATCGAAGAGGAAGAACTTGAGCTCCGGGACTTCTCAGGCTACAACCCGACGATAATTGACTTCCTGAGGCGGTGCGAGACGGACGATGAGGCCCTTGAGATAATTAACTGGATGGAAGAGAGAGGCGAGATAACGCACGAGATGGCAAAGGAACTGAGGATAGTCCTGGCTAAAAAGGGAGTAAGGGCCTTCGGGCCGAAAAAGGAGTGGGGCTGGTACGAAAGGCACGGTAGGCACTAATCACTCTTCTATCCTCAGCTTGAGTGAGGTGTGTTCCTGCTTGAATTCTTCTATCTTCTCCACAAGGTCATCGGCGGCGCTCTTCAGCTTCAGTGCTAACTCCTCAATCTCCCTTATCTTTTGGTCAAGTTCACGCTCTCTGGCCTCAACTTCTTCCATGGCCTTCGCAAGCTTCTCTTCTTCGCTCTTCTTGTAAACTTCGATGGAGAGCGTATCGTAGTCCCACACTATTGAGCCATCCTGGATGGAGAACTCGACATTTATCCTGACAACGTCCTCTTTCTCAACACCGAGCTTTTGGAACTCCTCAAATATTCTGGAGTTCAGCTCACCGGCTGCCCTAACTACCTCCTTAGGATCGACCTTCCCCTTAACGAGTGCAAAAAGCACCCTCCTGACCTTGTGGGCATAGCCACTGGCCCGGACATAGCCGGTGCTCAGCTTCATGGGCATCACCAAAAGTTTATTCAACTTAAGTGCACAAATATTTATTGGTGGTCACTCATGAACATACTTATCTTTGGCCCACCAGGAAGTGGAAAGAGCACTCACTCAAGGACAATAGTGGAAAAGTACAGCCTCGTTTATATCTCCTCAGGTGACCTAATAAGGAAGGAGATTGAGAGAAAGTCTTCCCTCGGAAGGGAGATGGAAGCATATCTTAGCAGGGGCGATTTGATTCCTGATACAATCGTTAATACTCTGATAATCTCAAAGCTCCGCCGGCAGAGGGAGAACTTCATACTCGATGGCTATCCACGGACACCTGAGCAGGTGATAGTCCTTGAGAACTACCTCTTTGACCACGGCATTAAGCTGGATCTAGCCCTCGAGATCTTCATAGACGAGGACACGAGCGTTGAGAGGATATCGGGGAGGAGGATATGCCCGAATTGTGGGGCGGTCTATCATGTAAAGTACAATCCTCCCAAAGTACCTGGAGTATGTGACGTTTGCGGCTCTCGGCTCATCCAGAGGGCAGACGACAGGGAAGAAGTCGTTAGAAAGAGGTACAGGATATACACAAAGAACATGGGGCCTATAATAAAGTTCTACCGCGCCAAGGGGATATACGTAAGGGTAGATGGGGACGGGACAATAGGGGAAGTGTGGAAGCGAATACAGCCACTCCTAGATTATATCCACTCACGCGAAGAGAAGAGGAAGGAGCACGAATGATAACATCACAGCTTTCCAAAGGCCTTCATGATGGCCCTAACGTCCTCATTGCCGATGAGAGTCTCTACCTCTTTCTCCACAAGCTTGGCTTTTTTCATTGCCCTGGCAACGACCTTATCACTGGGGTCGAGGATCCGAACGGAGATACCCATAGGGCTCTTTATCAAGAGTTTGATGTACCTCCTGAGCTTTTCCTTCAGAGTCTCTGCAAGGGACTCTTTCTCCTTCTGCTCAATGGTCTCTTTTAACTTCACAACAAGAGTGGCCCGGCGTGGGAGGGAAGTGTCAACACTTAGAGTTAGTGAAGCTACAGGTATCCTCCAATCCCTTAGGAATATCATAACTCCTCTCCCAATCCGCCTAAATGGCCCTTCTAGCTCTGATGGAACGTTGAGCACAAGCTTGGGTCTGTCTTGAGAGGTTTCACTCCTTTTCGATGACCCCTGCTCAACCCCAATTCCCTCAATAATGAAGGTTACACCGTACACTTGCCCAATGGACTCGTTGGCTTCTCTGACGAGTTTTTCAATAAGCCCCTTAACCGTTGGCTCAACATCAATAGACCCGGCTAAACTGGCTTGGACAACCCTAAGCCGGAATCTAAGGAATACGCTCTGTCCAACGGGATTAACATGAATCGAAATACCATCTAACTGTATCCCCAAAGAATCCAGAGCCTCCGATATTTTGGACACGAAGAGCCTCTGCATCAATGGGAGATACTTCTTGGGTACGACCTCTAGCAACTACATCGCCCAATATAATTACATGCTGTTCAGAATTTAAAGCTTCCGATTCTCGTTGTATAAAATCTAGCGGTAATTTGCAGGACTTGGAAAATATCCAAGAATAAAAGGAGAAATATTGGAAAATTTCTAATGGCCCTCCCACAGTACGTACTCCTTCTGGACCAGGAATATTGGCTCAAGACGCTGGCTGACGATTACAACCTTGTCTCCATACTTCTTTTTCAGCTCCTGGATGTAGGCACTGAAGAATTCTCTCGGGACACTGGCCTGACCGCTGATTACGTTGTCCCCTTTCTGAACCCTATCAAGTTCTTTGACTGGAATATACCCTATTATGTCCATGTGAGGCTCCAAGTAGAAGGTGGGGTTATATATGTCGTTGCCGTGTGGTGCCACGTAATAATAGACCACACCTCTAAGAGTGAATTTCACACCCCTGTAGTCCTTTTCAAACGCCTCGGTGAGCTCAATCTTGCCACTCTCACCTGGCCTTAGTGGCATGCTCGGATTGGCGATCTTCCCATTGACGTACACTGGCCCGTTCGTGACGCCAACGGGACCTTCCTGGAGCAGGACGAAGCGGTACTTGTCCGCCTGCGGGATATTTACGGTGACTTCCACTGGAGTCTCGTTGAGGTGGTTGATGTTTAGGCCCCTAACGAGCACCTGCTTGTCAACAAGTTCCGTTCCATTGTACGCCTCAAACACTATAGTTCCGTTCTTTACGTCCCTTCCAAACGCTGAAATGTACAGCTTAAGCTTCTGCTCACCTGTGAGTGGAACAGTCGTGTTGCCTACCTTTATTTCAAGATCACCGCCGTCAATCGAGTCATAGACCTTTGTCCAGGTTCCGTTGACAAGGGCCTCAATGCGATATATGGCAAACGGATTAAACTTGTAGACCCTAACACTTGGGTCGTAAATTCTATACTCGCTTCTCTTTAAGCGACCATTGTAACCAACGTACTGGAGCTTGAAGTTCGCAAAGAGCTTTTCAGCGTCATCCCCGTTGAGAGATATCGGAACGTTCAGTCCAAGCTGAACGTAGTTGCTGAAGGCCACCTTATCATAGGCTAGTATCCCCACAGGCCATATCCTGTTGTCCGCTGTCATGTAGGGGTATATGTAAAGCACATAGGGGGATACCTGTCCATCGTTTTTAGTCATCCTACCGTTTATAAGATCCATAACAAGCTTGGGCTTTATGTACCCGCCGCTCACCTTAACGAGAACGCTCTTGTTGTCTGGAGAAACAATGTCCTTTGGATCTACGTATCCAAACATCGCATATCCTTCTCCGTGGGTTATTGCACCACCGAGGTATGCTATGGCGTTGAACTTTCCGAAGTCGCTCTGTCCATCGAAGGGGTCTAGGAAAGTTATCACGTAGTCATCTCCCCAAGCTTCCAGATCAACTTCCCCATTGTTTCCACTGTGGGAGAAGAACTTTGCTATGATGTACCTTCTGTCATAGCCATGACCACCGTCACTGACTGCCCTACGGTGACTTAATAGACTTGACTCTTCCCAGTAACCATAGTCCCACCAGCTGAGAACCGTTGTGTACGGATCGCTGTTGTTCTTAATCCACAACAGTGCGTCGGTCCAGGCCTCTGGCACACTGCCAGGCATTTTTGGATTTATTGTCTTGTACGCGTCCATCATTCTATGCTGGTTGTCATAGGAGTAGCTCGCAGCAACGTAGGGCATTGGTATGAGCATCATTATCAGGAAGGCCGTGTAGAGAGCTTTCACAGTAAAGGTGTCCTTCATTCTCTCGACGTAGAGAAAGGCCTCACCCATCGCTATGGCAGCTAGGATGATTGCAGCCACAGAGGCCTGGAATGAGAAACGGACGGCCTGCTTGAAGAGGTAGATAGTACCGATGTAGTGGAACAATGGAATAAAGTGCTTGTAAGCTTCATAGGCTTCATAGTTGGACTCCTTCATATCCTTGTAAAACCTCCAGCTCATAACAATGAGCCCGAGAATAGAAAGTATGAAAATTATGCTGTCCCCATTCTCTGAGCCCTTGGGCTTGAGGCTGAACGTTGTTATTATGTATTTCCAGCTCGGAGTTTTGAGCTCCGCCACCGTCTGGTAGAGGGGGGTTGACTGAGTGGCGGCTTTAAGGAAGTTGAAGAGCGCCTTTCCAAAGTAGGCGTAGAACGCCAAAAATCCGGCAATTCCAATGCCAACTACTGTTCCAAGCCTGTGAATCCAGTCGGAGAAGTTCAGGAACTTTCCTCCGTACAGCATCACCAGCACGAGGATGGAACTTGCGATGAGGACTTCAAGTGAAAATACTAGGAAGCTCTTGATGCCGATGAAACCGCTTCCAGAGAGCAGGAGCCCAACCACAATGGAAAGGCCAAGAACTGGGTAGTACTCTATCACAAAGCGCCTGAGCTGTTCAGTTTTACCAACTATAAAGAATATCACTGGGACTATTACAGCGGTCGCTAGCAGGATCATGGCACCCAATGGACTTCCGGCCCAAACGGCCATGTAGAATGGACTGATGAGTAAGAACAGTGCCAGTCCAAGGATCTTCTTCCAGTTCCAGCGCTCTTCGTCGAGGTAGAGGAGCAAGAAGTAGACTGTGAACAGGAAGAACATTACAAAAGGTCCTTCTCCACGGTTGTTGCCGGAGTAGGTTTTCGTTATTGCCCCCCAGAAGCCCGCCATTAAGGCGGCTCCCCAGAAGCCTGCCCAGTTTGAATGGAGCTTTTTAACTACTAGGTAGATACCTATGACCATCATTGCCCCAACGAAGGGCGGCCAAACCTTAAACGCATCCAGCTCTCCAAGGCCAAAGAGAGCATGGGTGGCTTTATAGAACATAGCTTGGACTGTGTAAAGTCCAAGGTAGCTACTTGGTTTTATTCCCATTGGCGGTTCTGCGTAGGCATAATACTTGGGGATCCACTCTTGGATAGCCAGCTTGTACATTTCAAAGTGATAAAAGGTGTCTGGGTCAAGGAACAGCTTGAATTGCGAAGTCACGGCTCTGATCCTGTATCCGATGTACGCAAGCAACAGGACAAAAAGGGGCAGTCCGTACTCCTTGAAATAAGAATAGGTTCTAGGAAGAACCTGATCGTTTTTTGGGTTCTTCTTTTCCGATTTTTCTTTAATTTCAGTCTTCATCTCAATCACCTCACTCAACGGTAACTGATTTGGCAAGATTCCTAGGCTTGTCGGGGTCGTTGCCCTTTAAAACTGCCAGGTGGTAAGCGAGGAGCTGGAGCGGGACGACATACACGATTGGACTTAATAACTCATCAACTTCAGGCATCTTTATTAGCACGTCAGATACCCTGCCGAGCTCTCCCCTATCCGAGAGGGAGATTATCATCGCCCCCCTCGCCTTTGCCTCTTCGATGTTGCCCACCATCTTTTCAAATACCTTCCCGCTAGGGCTTATAGCGACGACTGGAACACCCTCTTCAAGCAGTGCGAGGGGCCCGTGTTTGAGCTCACCGGCGCTCAGCCCCTCGGCGTGGATGTAGCTTATCTCCTTGAGCTTGAGGGCACCTTCGAGGGCGGTTGGGACGCTTACGCCCCTGCCAATGTAGAAGAAGTCCCGCTTGTCCTTAAGCGTTTCGGCCAGTTCCTTCAGCGACTCATCGTGCTTCAAGGCGAGTTCAACGAGGTTCGGGACTTTAATGAGCTCGTCTTCAAGCTTCGTGAGGTAGTCTTCACTCGCGGTTCCTAGAACTCTTGCGAGCTCTATAGCGAGCATTGTGAGAACCGTTAGCTGGGTTGTGTAGGTCTTTGTGGCCGCGACTCCGATTTCAGGCCCGGCGTGGGTGTAGAGGGTTAAGTCAGCTATCCTCGTTGCCATGCTCCCTACCACGTTGACTATCCCAAGGACCTTCGCTCCCTTCTTCTTTGCCAGCTTCATCGCCGCGAGGGTATCGGCGGTCTCACCGCTCTGGGTTATCGCTATCAGGAGAGTTCTGTCGTCTATCAGGTCTTCGAACTCGTACCTGAACTCGCTCGCCTCCTCAATGATTGGAACCTTTTTGGCGAGCCTCTGAAGGAGGTACTTTCCGACCAGAGCGGCGTGATAGGAAGTGCCCATGGCCACGAAGATGATTTTGTCGTAGTTTGCTATCTCCTCGGCGACACCCCTAATGACTTCCCTGTTGCCGTGGATTGCATCTTTGATCGCCCTCGGCTGTTCATATATCTCCTTCAGCATGAAGTGGGGATAACCGGCTTTTTCGGCCATATCCAGCGTCCAGCTTATCTCGTGGACGGGTTTCTCAACAACTTCCCCCGTGTCGATCTTCTTGACAACGTAGGAATCCTTAGTTATGATTGCGTATTCACCATCATCGAGGAAAACCACTTTGTTTGTATACTCAAGAAAAGCCGGCACATCACTGGCCGCAAACATCTCACCGTTCCCAATTCCCAAGACAAGCGGACTCTCGTTCCTGACGAGATAGAGCCTGTCAGGCTCGTCGGCGTAGATTATAGCCAGGGCAAAAGAGCCTTTAAGCCTCTTAAGGGCTTTCCTGAGAGCCTCTTCAAAGCTCTCCGAATCCTTTAGCTCCTCCTCAATCAGGTGGGCTATAACCTCAGTGTCAGTATCGCTCCTAAAGACGTGCCCCTTTTTGAGGAGCTCATCTTTCAGCTCCACAAAGTTCTCTATTATGCCGTTGTGGACGAGTACTATCTTCCCGGTGCAGTCCTTTTGGGGGTGAGCGTTAATGTCGTTGGGAACGCCGTGGGTAGCCCACCTGGTGTGACCGATGCCCCTGTTACCTTCCATTTCAAGAAAGCCGAGCTTTTCAGTCAGCTCGTCTATCCTCCCGGCTCCCTTCCTCACGTCGAGGTTTTCACCGTTCCCCGTCACTACTCCGGCTGAATCGTAGCCCCTGTATTCAAGCCTTTTGAGCCCCTTTACAATAACTTCGCAGGCCTTTCTGGTACCTATGTAGCCAATGATGCCGCACATGGCAACCACCTTTACTTCTCCCGCTGATAAGCTAGGAGAGTTAAAAGCTTTCTGGAAAAAGCATTTATACTTAAAGTCCATCCATTACCGGATGCCTATGGACAGGAAGCTCGACGAGTTCATCGGCGACGCCGTCCCGAAAACACAGCCCAAGGAAAAACCCACTCAGAGAAAAAAGCGGCTTAAGCCAACCAGACTCGACTCCTTCCTCCCGGAGGAGCACATAAACTACTTCAGAGACCTCAGAATCGGCTCAAAGAAGATACGAAATGCAAAAATCGGGGAGTTATAGCTCTTCCGCTATCACCGCTTTTTCACCAACTTTGAACACGAAAGCCCTCCTCTCCCCCTTGAGGTTCTCCTCGATCTTCTTCCGGATCCTCCAGTACTCGCTTTCGGGGACGCTTATCCTAAGCGTTGCCTTCCCAAAGCCCTCCCTTCTTAGGAAGTCGTTTATCCTGACTGGATGGAATGGGAAAACCCCAACGACACTGTACGTCCTCTTGAGGTAGGGGCTTGTAACTGGCTCGTTGCCGGTAGCGAGAACCCTTCTCTTTTCCCTGAGCAGCATTTTTGCCTCGACTGGGAGCCTGTGGAAGAGCTCGTTTATAAGGTCGGCGTAGTCCACGCTCTGGGGTATCTCGTAGAGGTATTCACCCGGCCTTTCAGTCCACTCAACAATGTTTTCAAGGGAGGGGTCGCTCTTAAGCCTTACCCCAGCAGGCAGGATTACGGCGCTCCTCTCGGCCTTCGCAAGGGGCTCCGTGTAAAACGTCAGCCTGTTCAGCGCCCCAAAGAGGTCTATGTACTCGAACTCCCCTTTCCACGGGACTTTCTCCCTCTTCATCTGCGGCGGAAGGTCAAAGATAAAAGCTTCAGCCTTCTTTTTGTAGGCCTCATAGACCTTCAGCGGGCTTGGGAGGAGCTCCTCAAGGTTCCTCTCGGGGACCTCCGGCGGTCTCGCAGGATCGGAGAACACGACATCCGCGTTCACTCTCTCAACGGTCTCGGGTAGGAGAGAATCAGCGTTTATAAACTCAATGTTTGAGACCCCATACTTTTCGGCGTTCCTCCTGGCAAACTCTATCTTTAGTGGGTCAATGTCTATCCCATAGGCCCTTTCAACTTTCATAGCGTAGAAGATTAGCTGTATGCCAATGCCGCAGGAAACGTCGGCGATGCTCTCCACACCAAACTCCTTCAGTCTCTCAGCACGGTACTTCGCAACGACTTCGTGAGTGGCATAGCGGAGCCCCTCCATGTCCATCCACAAGTCGTCCCTCGAGAACTTGTCCCTGGCTCTTATTCTGGCCCTGGCTATCTCTACTATCAGCTCCCAGTCCTTCCCGAGCCTGGTGTGGAGCTTTCTCTCGTCGTAGCCCTTCTTTATAAGTTCCTTGGCCTCTCTGATTTTCTCCTCTGTGACCTCCTCAAGCATGTTGCAAGGTTCGGGGAGAGGCTTAAAAACGTTGCCTGCTATGACTATTGGGGGTTAGAATGGATAGGGAGAAAATAATCAGGGTCGTATTCGTCGCAGTTGTTGCTCTTACGATGATCG is part of the Thermococcus stetteri genome and encodes:
- a CDS encoding DUF4855 domain-containing protein, with protein sequence MRYGRTSGLWYLNWDGRDFGSLMKYHGDTTMSTVQEKLREVGIDSLAILDTSEKKPHEEGRDIIYTGDPREDAYTLSEFLSENVTMPYYVEIPYYKYRSDTPRGPDYWKRWVEVFMRSSYYNLRGFYWNYECPMMFEAKAVGASWETVISELANRIHEAGFEFIWIPHVHTTSEDDIKSLRVFNSGKSYNHHAAYYFDWVFLQPNYYQGKLLPANSDTLKQWKEYVDNAKKNLRNYRGVDNIYYMFECDGAVLTNPVYRQRACDYVQVLGKPPRRAYYYDVRVEALEYLKGVCDYV
- a CDS encoding geranylgeranylglyceryl/heptaprenylglyceryl phosphate synthase — protein: MLKLGKVESYIHEKLEKEKLHFVLLDPDDVSPELAGELARMSEEVGVDAIMVGGSTGAEGEVLDSVVKAIKESSNLPVILFPGSHGGISKYADAIFFMSLLNSRNPFFITGAQALGAFQVKRYGIEPIPMAYLIIEPGETVGWVGDAKPIPRHKPKIAAAYALAGQYLGMRLVYLEAGSGAPQPVPPEMIGLVKRVIDVPLIVGGGIRTEEQARTAVKAGADIVVTGTAIEKAGSIEKAGEKLEELNRGVKG
- a CDS encoding type II toxin-antitoxin system VapC family toxin, whose product is MLGGERGFVIDTNVIIGVFFYNSNHPQLKQRMGILDKCRLVLALSKDKKVAVPRVAVVEVISVAKRLSGDQKFAMRLGNAVENSFEVIGEEKLYDAAKTIASTEAPSGFDTYFLALALERGYSLITRDRPMCTHADSLGVHCLLIDESTSEGDIRKFMGV
- a CDS encoding antitoxin family protein encodes the protein MLRRYLNKVETMGTVIEAVYDGEKFRPLKKVNLPKGAKVKVIVGETIWDLMESVKGIPVNTDIKEVLDDVRGRKRVRY
- a CDS encoding GIY-YIG nuclease family protein, whose protein sequence is MKGSYFLVIFLKADKVIQTKAREFPLRAGYYVYVGSAMNSLEKRVERHFREDKRLHWHIDYLLKEARLLRAYLIPSEERLEEKLSIEVLKFGEPVEGFGAGDVRVSTNLYRFEEEPDKVLVGVLTRLGLSWKTVKSAEEIFE
- a CDS encoding DUF2095 family protein, with product MAEGEKREVKKRPVDEFAWQEYDIEEFKKTFPALARELEEEPGLSIDAYRMSEEELIEEEELELRDFSGYNPTIIDFLRRCETDDEALEIINWMEERGEITHEMAKELRIVLAKKGVRAFGPKKEWGWYERHGRH
- a CDS encoding single- stranded DNA-binding family protein; protein product: MKLSTGYVRASGYAHKVRRVLFALVKGKVDPKEVVRAAGELNSRIFEEFQKLGVEKEDVVRINVEFSIQDGSIVWDYDTLSIEVYKKSEEEKLAKAMEEVEARERELDQKIREIEELALKLKSAADDLVEKIEEFKQEHTSLKLRIEE
- a CDS encoding adenylate kinase, coding for MNILIFGPPGSGKSTHSRTIVEKYSLVYISSGDLIRKEIERKSSLGREMEAYLSRGDLIPDTIVNTLIISKLRRQRENFILDGYPRTPEQVIVLENYLFDHGIKLDLALEIFIDEDTSVERISGRRICPNCGAVYHVKYNPPKVPGVCDVCGSRLIQRADDREEVVRKRYRIYTKNMGPIIKFYRAKGIYVRVDGDGTIGEVWKRIQPLLDYIHSREEKRKEHE
- a CDS encoding STT3 domain-containing protein, translated to MKTEIKEKSEKKNPKNDQVLPRTYSYFKEYGLPLFVLLLAYIGYRIRAVTSQFKLFLDPDTFYHFEMYKLAIQEWIPKYYAYAEPPMGIKPSSYLGLYTVQAMFYKATHALFGLGELDAFKVWPPFVGAMMVIGIYLVVKKLHSNWAGFWGAALMAGFWGAITKTYSGNNRGEGPFVMFFLFTVYFLLLYLDEERWNWKKILGLALFLLISPFYMAVWAGSPLGAMILLATAVIVPVIFFIVGKTEQLRRFVIEYYPVLGLSIVVGLLLSGSGFIGIKSFLVFSLEVLIASSILVLVMLYGGKFLNFSDWIHRLGTVVGIGIAGFLAFYAYFGKALFNFLKAATQSTPLYQTVAELKTPSWKYIITTFSLKPKGSENGDSIIFILSILGLIVMSWRFYKDMKESNYEAYEAYKHFIPLFHYIGTIYLFKQAVRFSFQASVAAIILAAIAMGEAFLYVERMKDTFTVKALYTAFLIMMLIPMPYVAASYSYDNQHRMMDAYKTINPKMPGSVPEAWTDALLWIKNNSDPYTTVLSWWDYGYWEESSLLSHRRAVSDGGHGYDRRYIIAKFFSHSGNNGEVDLEAWGDDYVITFLDPFDGQSDFGKFNAIAYLGGAITHGEGYAMFGYVDPKDIVSPDNKSVLVKVSGGYIKPKLVMDLINGRMTKNDGQVSPYVLYIYPYMTADNRIWPVGILAYDKVAFSNYVQLGLNVPISLNGDDAEKLFANFKLQYVGYNGRLKRSEYRIYDPSVRVYKFNPFAIYRIEALVNGTWTKVYDSIDGGDLEIKVGNTTVPLTGEQKLKLYISAFGRDVKNGTIVFEAYNGTELVDKQVLVRGLNINHLNETPVEVTVNIPQADKYRFVLLQEGPVGVTNGPVYVNGKIANPSMPLRPGESGKIELTEAFEKDYRGVKFTLRGVVYYYVAPHGNDIYNPTFYLEPHMDIIGYIPVKELDRVQKGDNVISGQASVPREFFSAYIQELKKKYGDKVVIVSQRLEPIFLVQKEYVLWEGH
- the glmS gene encoding glutamine--fructose-6-phosphate transaminase (isomerizing), whose product is MCGIIGYIGTRKACEVIVKGLKRLEYRGYDSAGVVTGNGENLDVRKGAGRIDELTEKLGFLEMEGNRGIGHTRWATHGVPNDINAHPQKDCTGKIVLVHNGIIENFVELKDELLKKGHVFRSDTDTEVIAHLIEEELKDSESFEEALRKALKRLKGSFALAIIYADEPDRLYLVRNESPLVLGIGNGEMFAASDVPAFLEYTNKVVFLDDGEYAIITKDSYVVKKIDTGEVVEKPVHEISWTLDMAEKAGYPHFMLKEIYEQPRAIKDAIHGNREVIRGVAEEIANYDKIIFVAMGTSYHAALVGKYLLQRLAKKVPIIEEASEFRYEFEDLIDDRTLLIAITQSGETADTLAAMKLAKKKGAKVLGIVNVVGSMATRIADLTLYTHAGPEIGVAATKTYTTQLTVLTMLAIELARVLGTASEDYLTKLEDELIKVPNLVELALKHDESLKELAETLKDKRDFFYIGRGVSVPTALEGALKLKEISYIHAEGLSAGELKHGPLALLEEGVPVVAISPSGKVFEKMVGNIEEAKARGAMIISLSDRGELGRVSDVLIKMPEVDELLSPIVYVVPLQLLAYHLAVLKGNDPDKPRNLAKSVTVE
- a CDS encoding PCNA-inhibitor, which produces MDRKLDEFIGDAVPKTQPKEKPTQRKKRLKPTRLDSFLPEEHINYFRDLRIGSKKIRNAKIGEL
- a CDS encoding methyltransferase domain-containing protein, translating into MLEEVTEEKIREAKELIKKGYDERKLHTRLGKDWELIVEIARARIRARDKFSRDDLWMDMEGLRYATHEVVAKYRAERLKEFGVESIADVSCGIGIQLIFYAMKVERAYGIDIDPLKIEFARRNAEKYGVSNIEFINADSLLPETVERVNADVVFSDPARPPEVPERNLEELLPSPLKVYEAYKKKAEAFIFDLPPQMKREKVPWKGEFEYIDLFGALNRLTFYTEPLAKAERSAVILPAGVRLKSDPSLENIVEWTERPGEYLYEIPQSVDYADLINELFHRLPVEAKMLLREKRRVLATGNEPVTSPYLKRTYSVVGVFPFHPVRINDFLRREGFGKATLRISVPESEYWRIRKKIEENLKGERRAFVFKVGEKAVIAEEL